A stretch of the Arachis stenosperma cultivar V10309 chromosome 6, arast.V10309.gnm1.PFL2, whole genome shotgun sequence genome encodes the following:
- the LOC130934090 gene encoding uncharacterized protein LOC130934090: MANPRGECKAITLRSGKVVEKGTPSKDNHEGVAPKLGNEDEGEIPASPPPKAVLKPYVPKSPYPQSLRKDGKDGQFSKFLEIFKRLQINIPFAEALEQMPFYAKFLKELITKKRNCKAKETIVLTEECSSIIQKKLPQKLKDLGSFQISYIIGDITIEKALCDLEANINLMSLSMMRRMKIEEAKPTRIALQLADRTFKFPHGVVEDLLVKVGEFIFPADFVVLDMEKEAKRQLS; the protein is encoded by the coding sequence ATGGCTAACCCAAGAGGGGAATGCAAAGCCATAACTCTAAGAAGTGGGAAGGTTGTAGAGAAAGGAACCCCAAGCAAAGATAATCATGAAGGGGTTGCACCAAAACTTGGGAATGAGGATGAAGGGGAGATTCCAGCTTCACCTCCACCAAAAGCAGTTTTGAAGCCCTATGTGCCAAAGTCACCATACCCGCAAAGTCTGAGAAAAGATGGGAAGGATGGCCAGTtctctaagttcctagagatcttTAAGAGGCTCCAAATCAACATACCATTTGCTGAGGCATTAGAACAAATGCCAttctatgccaagttcttgaaggagctTATAACTAAAAAGAGGAACTGTAAGGCAAAAGAAACCATAGTATTGACTGAGGAGTGCAGCTCCATCATACAGAAGAAGTTGCCTCAAAAGCTAAAGGACCTAGGGAGTTTTCAAATCTCCTACATCATAGGGGACATCACTATTGAGAAAGCTTTGTGTGATTTGGAAGCTAACATAAATCTTATGTCCCTAAGTATGATGAGAAGGATGAAGATTGAAGAAGCCAAGCCAACAAGAATAGCACTCCAATTGGCTGACAGAACATTTAAGTTTCCACATGGGGTGGTGGAAGACTTGCTAGTGAAAGTAGGAGAATTCATCTTCCCTGCTGATTTCGTTGTGCTAGACATGGAAAAAGAGGCCAAACGTCAATTATCCTAG